DNA from Corvus moneduloides isolate bCorMon1 chromosome 8, bCorMon1.pri, whole genome shotgun sequence:
gtAAAGTAGAAGTTTGTCACAATTCTGGGGAAAGGGTTCTGgatctgatttcttttttaaactttgtttttcaCTGAGAGAATATTGTTACTTAACCAACCTGATTTTTACCGCACTTGAAATTCTTGCTCATCTTTATTGTTTAAAATTGTATAGTTCTTTGTAACAGGGCAGCTTGATGGGATATGTGCTAATAGATTAGCATACTGTGCTATTTTATTAGTCTTTACCTACTTTTGATATGCCACTTCATAGTAATTGGAAAGTCGTTTTGTACTTCATTAGCACAGGACTAAAGTACCTTTGTATGCTTCGTTAGAAAACCTGTGCTTCTGACTTGCTTTCTTGTCCCGTTAGCTTACATCTTCAGCTGTAACATTATGACTTTCTCACTCTTGACTTGATGATCCACAGTGATTTCTATCTGTGTTTGTATATAATATTAAAATTGGAAATTGTTCTGGCATTGATTCGAGTGCCAACACTAAACCTCTTGAATTAGGTTTAGAGTAGTCAACTATAAAACCTTTACTTTCTCTCTGTTGCCCCAGTGATGGTTAATATTGAGCTTTCACTTCATAAACTGTTGTTTCCTCACTTTTTCTCAGTGAACAGTCAGTAGTGTAAGCATGTTATCGCTGTGTGTCAGTTGGTATTTTTAGTTTGATGGATCCTTTTATTTACCCATCTTTTTTTCACAGGTTGTTTTGCAAAAGGATTTCACCTGTAGAAAGGCTGTTTTAGGAGATCACTTTCTAAAAATTACTGTTTATTTGCTTGTAGATTTGTAATTATTAGAAGGGAAAAGCTGATTTCAAGTCATATGGAGAAACTGAAAGCGAATCCACGTATCAATGAAGTAGATCCTGAAAGCTTGAGATGGACTCCATTGTTAGTTTCTAATGCTGCAGTTTCTGAAGAAgagagggaagcagaaaagGAGGTAATATCAGAGATGtgttctgaatttttcttcctttggtttTCATAATTTTGAATATTCAACATTAGACTGTCTTAAATAGAGCAGATTTAACTTTGACCACTCCATACTGATATTGTAATGCAGAATTTTTGGAATCTGTATAGCAACACATGGTAACTCTGGGGGGATGAATATGAAAACTTAAAATGTGAATCAGTTGTCGTGGAGCTGTATTTATCACTCTTGAGGTGGTCAAAGAGCATGTAATCAGATCAAATTTGGTGCAGAGCTCAGGGGCTGCACTGTCAATCGATTCTTTGTGTTCTCAACTTGCTCAAAGTGATCCAGTCAGTAGGCATGTAATGTAGTGCTAAAGGACTTAAATCAATTCGCTGCATCATTAATAGTGCTAAATATCCCATGAAATGCAATCTTCTTTGGTTTGTTATCTGTTAACTGTTGTAAAGGAACAACTAGATGATTCAGCTGAAATGTTGTTGCTAGGTTAGCCAGCAGTGCTAATCAGGGTTGACTTATTTTAACTATTTAGCTGAATGTAAAAGATACGGCTAAGTAAATGCTGTTTCGGTGACCTGTTATTTTAACCTCAACCCTTCAGGCTGAGCGTCTTATGGAACAAGCTagctgctgggaaaaggaagagcaagAAATATTCTCCACAAGAACTAATAGTAGGCAATCACCTGCAAAAGTacaatctaaaaataaatacttgcgATCTCCAGAAAGTGTGGCAGTGGTGGGGGAGCGAGGGCAATCCACAGAACACTCTAAAGAAAGCAGTGAGGAGGATGGCGGGGATGAGAATCAACAGAGTTCACCTCCCCGGCTGACAAAGCCCCAGTCACTGGCCATGAAAAGAAAGGTGTGTTACTTCAGTGGTTTTGTGCAAAGTCACTTGTATCCGATTTCAATCAAATCGTTATCATCAAAATAACAATCTGGCTTTCTACAAACATTTGTTAGGCTGTTTTAATCCTTTTTGTGTTATTTGGACACTTAACtactcctctcttctcctttatGCACTCCATCTCATTTTTTGTCTTTAGGATTTTTCACAGAACTATAAAATACTAGTgacattaaaaaatcagaatttcctgttaatttttaaactagAGATTGCCCTCTGCTGTTTAGCATTGGTATTGGTTCAATATTTTAatggttctttctttttttgtattaagATGGAGTCCAGCTTGTGGGgtttatctttttctgtttttttttttttttttttattataggAACTCCTAAAAGGGGCATAAAGTTTTCAAAAGAACTGCTGTTAAaacaagagggttttttttttacccgTATTCTTctaatttaaatgttaaattcTGGTTACTGCCATGTTTTCGTAattcttaatttctttgaaaaaatcaaCTCTGAGTTGCTTAAATTAGTAAACTTAAGAATCCCAAAAATTTTAAAGCACTCAGCCTATGTATTGAAGTGTCTCTGGTGAGAATTAGGAAATTGGATTGTCCCTTTGATTATACTTTAACTGAGCTTAGTTTAAAGTAACTATAAATCTTGGAGAATGTATAataataggaaaacaaaatcttgaACAGTTTTTTTTTTGATAGCAGCCATCTGTAGGATTCTTGAGGTGCACTTCCTCAATGTTACCTATTTTTCTGTGTACATacttatttctaaaaatagcaGAAATCTGAAATGTAGAAGAATAAGCTTTGATACTTGTGAAGGTTGTTGGGGAATTATAAATctacagaggaaaaatgtgTGAGTACAGTTTATGTAATAATGCTATCAATATTATTTGACAGAAGAAGGTAAAAGACACTAcaataggaagaaaattctAGCCTTCACTTTTACTTACAGAAAGGTTTGTATACATGTATACATACCTATTTTAACTGTTTAGACATTTTACTTTTAGATTGTCTACATTTGAATTTGATGCAACGTAAAGTGGTTTTTTGAATGAGTAAATAGATTATTGTAAACTCACTCTACAAAAATTTATGTCCAGAATCAGTTAACAAACGGGAATGTAGGAAGAGTTTTATTTgtggaattatttttcagagacctttcatactgaaaaagaaaaggggccGTAAGCGCAGAAGGATAAACAGCAGTGTTACAACAGAGACAATTTCTGAAACAACAGAGGTGTTGAATGAGCCATTTGATAACTCAGATGAAGAGCGTCCCATGCCGCAGCTGGAACCCACCTGTGAGATGGATGGAGAAGATGATGACTTGAAGCCTGTGATTAGAAAAGCTTTTGAGTATCAACCTGGGCAGcagaaacaggaggaagaagagcagAACAAGGAGGAGAAAGATATTCATTGTTACAGGAGTGATGAAAATTGTACAGGTAAACTTAAAATGTTCTTATATcttcacaaaattaattttgttgggTGGCCTTCTAAagaagtgtttatttttgtcataAATCTTGAAATTTTTAATGAGATGTATTTAGccattattattataatattataATTTGCTTTTTGCATTCAGGAAACAAGTCTTTTCCAGTCTGAGGCATTGAAGTTCTTGTCATATTGTCAAAACCAACTTTTATGTCCCTGCAACAGGGCATTTCATACTTAACAGTGCAAAGGGTAGCACTGGAATATTGTCCAATATAGTTTTTGTATCAGTGGTAAAGGATACAAGCAAAAAGTAAGATTCAATTTACACAAGTATCTTTCTATTCAGCACTGTTGGTAATTCAGTGAAATGTTTGTTGCTTCTGTGGAATAATATATCCTCAGCACCAAGATCCTgggctttttccccccatgAAAGAGACAGACAGTTTTAACTGTGTCctttcaaagctgcttttccagtttGATTTCAAGGATGTTTCCTGTCAGAAAAGTTCATGGATGGATAGTGAAACTACTGATGAGCTATTCTGAACGTACACTCTTCCCTTGACCTCCTGGCCCTCAAATTCTGCTTATGAGTTTTAATTCCAGAATGAATTACTAGATTCTCAGGTCTGTGTATTTTCTCTAAGAAGCCAGTAGGTACTACTTCAGTATTTTTGCAATCACATGGGAAGTATCATCATGGGCTGATTTCTATTTCAAACAGCTATTGTGTGATGTGGTACATGAGAATGTTGCCACTTTTTCCAGCTTCTCAAGAGAAGCTAATTAAACTAATTGTAGCAAGTTCCAGCTATGCCCCAGTGGTCAGGTTTGCACTGTTTTAACTAGACTAATGTTTTGTATTTCCCCATGGACCACATCATCACAATACAGAAGTATCACTGAAGCCATTACACTCCCAAGTTCAGCATGTTATATCTTGGtaattctccttttttctaGAGTATATGTAAGTAGTATctggggagaaaggaaagaggcaaATGTGTTTGGGTCCTTTTTTTATAGTTAATGGATTAATTTAGCTTTCTGATGCACTCTGTGTTTAATTTTAACTATCTTTTGCCTTCTATCATCTGTTGTGAGCTGTGTCATGATATGTTGCCCGTGAGATAGTACTAGAATGAATCACCTTTTTTCAGTGTTGGTATTAAAgcataattatatatttattatagcTTGTCCTCCAGAATGGTCACAGAGGAAACTCCAGACTTTCATGTCATTACTGTCAGAAAAGATGAATATATGTTAGATCAATGTCTATATAAAGTGAAGGCATACTTCTATTCTAAAACCAAAGGTTGAAAATCAAATATTTGGACAGTATTTGCATTAGTTTACATGTCTTGACATTTAAATCTCTGGGATTCTTCTAGTGTATAAATGGTGGTTCCGCTAGTGTCTGTTAAAAGGCCACCAAACAATAACATATCTGTGTAGTGTGTTTGAGCTGTAGATACTACATCATTCTACTGTGGTTTGAGATCTGTTTATAACTCTTGTTTCATGGTTTCTTAATACATTTTGagtttataaattattttcaggtttATATTGGGAAATATTGATTAGTCTGCAAgctaagactttttttttttttttttttgtctctattACCTCCCAAAGACAATACAGAGGATGTAGCTGTGTTGGAAGAAAGCACTAAAGACAATCTTGAACCTTTAAAGAGTAAGCAGGGTTGGCCCAAAGGAGTTAAGCGTGGTCCATCTAAGTGGAggcaaagcaaagaaagaaaacctggcTTTAAGCTTAATTTATATACTCCACCTGAGACTCCCATGGAGCCTGACTATCAGGTGCTGGTGGAGGAACAAAAGGAAGTAGCTGAAGACAAGCCCTGTTCAGTTCCTGCTGTTACGGAGGAAGCTGTTAAAGAACCTGTTGAAGCATTACCACCACCAGATGATGAGGTGAAAGAGGTAGAACCTGAACCTCTGCATCCATCCAGTGATCcctttgaaaaacaagaaaatgataCCATGAaagctggggaagaagaaaggagcaTAGAAGAAGATGGAATCAATTCAAAAGATcaagaaaaagacaaagcagaggaaGTTTTTGTGCAAAAAGAGGAGTCCGTGCATTTGGATGatcaggaggaagaggaggaagatgatgaagagCCTTCTCACAATGAGGATCATGATgcagatgatgaagatgataGTCACATGGGTTCAACAGAAGTGGAGAAAGAGGAATTGCCTGGTGAAGCTTTCAAAGAAATGCTGGAAACCCAGCAATCTTTTTTAGAAGTAAATGTTCAAACTGGTAATTCAAATCAGGAGGAGTTAATGGATTGTGGTGTTGACCTTGCAGCTGATGAGTGTGAAAGTGACCAGAAAGAACTTGCTACAGATTCAGACCCAGTGCCTGAATCTGATGATGATCATGCAGACAACAACCAGGACCAAAAAGCTGGTGAAGAATTACATTCCGATTTCAAGGGAGAGAGTACTGAGACCATGGAGATTGACTCAGAGACCGTTCAAGCAGTACAGTCTCTAACCCAAGAAACAAGTGAACATGAAGATACATTTCAGGACTGTGCAGAGACTCAAGAGGCCTGTAGAAGTTTGCAGAACTATGCCCACAATGACCAAAGTCCCCAAATGACCACACTGGATGACTGTCAGCAGTCTGACCACAGCAGCCCAGTTTCATCTGTGCACTCTCATCCCAGCCAGTCAGTTCGTTCTGTTAATAGTCCAAATGTTGCTCCTTTAGAGAACAGCTATGCTCAGATCAGCCCAGATCAAAGTGCCATTTCTGTGCCGTCTCTACAGAACATGGAGACCAGCCCAATGATGGATGTTCCCTCTGTTTCTGATCATTCGCAGCAAGTTGTGGATAGTGGGTTTAGTGACTTAGGAAGTATTGAGAGCACCACAGAAAACTATGAAAACCCAAGCAGTTACGATTCTACAATGGGTAGTAGTATCTGTGGAAACAACTCTTCTCAAAACAGTTGCTCATACAGTAGCCTTACATCTAGTAACCTAACGCAGAGTAGCTGTGCAGTGACCCAGCAGATGTCTAACATTAATGGAAGCTGCAGTATGATGCAACAAGCAAACATCAATTCTCCTCCCACTTGTAATGTAAAATCTCCCCAAGGCTGTGTTGTTGAAAGGCCTCCAAGCAGCAACCAACAGTTATCCCAGTGCAGCATGGCTGCTAATTTTACGCCACCTATGCAGTTGACTGAAATCCCTGAGACTAGCAATGCCAACATTGGATTATATGAAAGAATGGGGCAGAGTGAATTTGGAGCAGGGCATTACTCACAGCCATCTGCCACCTTCAGCCTTGCCAAACTGCAACAGTTAACTAATACGCTTATGGATCATTCTTTGCCTTACAGCCATTCAGCTGCTGTAACTTCCTATGCAAACAGTGCCTCTTTGTCTGCCCCCTTAAGTAACACAGGGCTTGTTCAGCTTTCTCAGTCTCCACATGCTGTTCCTGGAGGACCCCAAGCACAGGCTACCAtgacccctccccccaaccTTACTCCTCCTCCCATGAATTTGCCGCCTCCCCTTTTGCAGCGTAATATGACTTCATCGAATATTGGAATATCCCACACCCAAAGACTGCAGACTCAGATGGCCAGCAAAGGTCATGTCTCTGTAAGAACCAAATCCACACCGCTGCcacccactgctgcagcccatCAGCCACAAATTTATGGGCGAGCTTCACAGACTGTGGCCATGCAAGGGCCCGCACGGACCTTAACAATGCAGCGCGGAATGAACATGAGTGTAAATTTGATGCCAGCCCCTGCTTATAATGTCAATTCAGTGAACATGAATATGAATACCCTTAATGCTATGAACGGTTACAGTATGTCCCAGCCAATGATGAATAGTGGCTATCACAGTAATCATGGGTATATGAATCAAACCCCCCAGTACCCTATGCAGATGCagatgggaatgatgggaaCTCAGCCATATGCACAGCAGCCAATGCAGACAGCACCCCACAGTAACATGATGTACACTCCTCCGGGCCACCACGGCTACATGAACACAGGCATGTCCAAACAGTCTCTCAATGGATCCTACATGAGAAGGTAGGCCCTTGGGAGAGACGCACTACCAAACCGGCGTATGGGATAGATCTGCACAAATACCTTTGGAGAGTACGATTTCAAAACCAGCAATTGGTGTGAATGCAAATACATTTGTTGGCACCATTTAAAAGCTGTATGCAGCAGAAAGCCTTATacaagtttttctttatttcttgctttgttgggtttttttttattttgttttgttttgttctgttttgggtttttttgtttattttttaacattgtGAGATTTAACTTCTCTTTGGGGGGAATTAGGTGGTTTTCCATTTTTCGTTTATTTTCATTGAGCTTGAAGTTCTCTGGAAAGGAAGAACTCTTTCTATGAACTGCAATTACACAGCAGCTGATGGTTCAGAGCCATTTTATGTGCCTGCTCCCATTAAAAATGTGGATAAATAGACTCCAAAACTATCAGACAGTACTGGATCATgagctttttctctctcctttccccacaTGTAAATGCCTTTTAGCAGTTcttttattgtattattttgtttctgaaggTGACACTTCTGCATGCCGCTAATGTCTTTGTTAGTGACAGTGCATTTTGTAGTACTGTACAAGTGTTGTGCTTAACAGTAAGccatttcttaatttttttgccttgatTAGGTTACCCTAGTTTGAGGGgtaaaaaaaccagaattatatttttgttaattataaaacttgtaaaaataataaaaaaaagctgcaaaagctATTCACATTTTGGTTAGTTCAAAGGGTTTTATTGCTGTATGTTTAGTGTAAAGTTGAGactcttttccatttttgtgaCCAGTTTCTTTGGGGCTGGGGtaggaaaaaaggcagctttctgttttataaaaacTGTTATGTTTTTCTGTTGATTGAAACATCTCAGTGTTTATTTGTCaagttttgaaacattttcGTATATGTCCAAATACTTggcaggatttaaaaaaaaaaaagtagtgaaTTTGGTGTAAAGTTGCTATTTTATGGAAATGCCTCTAACTTTACATTTTCATTCCATCTGTAGATTTTTCTATCTTTATAAAATATTGGAGttattttttaagggaaaaaatagagcAGTAGCGTGTGAATAGCTCAAACTAAGCTTACAGATCGCatgtaaaaaagcaaaagttatTTGTGTCTGTTTATATTGCTTCCTTTTTTGTAGCCTTTGTACCTGTACAGAGTGACTGTAAGGGCCGAACAGAAGAGGCTTGATACATGTAAAAATAGGACCCAGTGACACTCTTGTATTTATCTGTTATCTTTTTAGTCAGTCACTTAAAAAATACCCACAGAAGACCCACccaagcaacaaaaataaaaactgcaaaaaactacaccccccccccccccaagctgtacattttaacataaaataaattatgatgAGCCATTTTTAGCCTCTTGTGTCTTGTCATAGTTTGATGTTGCATGGAATTACCTCCTGAAGCAGTGTTTGTTACGGTGCTCTCACATGCTTGATCTAAAGCCCATTAAAGCTGGTGGGGTTTGGATTAGGCTGTTTAGAGCTTAAGCGTAGGTTACTCATCATAATTGCATACACCTtgtgaaaataaagaatagctaagattattttttttaataatcttaataaaatattgaataaatatgtatttaatacCTTACAAGGTTGTCAATATTTAATGTATGAAACTTCTTTCCTATAGAAAGtgtgaatatatatatacatatatatatatatataaaaggatATATGATAGTAACAGACATGGTGTTTGAACTGTATGTTAATGACAGAATTGTAATCTCTTCCTTTGTCATTGTTGCTGGGTGACAAGATGA
Protein-coding regions in this window:
- the KAT6B gene encoding histone acetyltransferase KAT6B isoform X3 — translated: MVKLANPLYTEWILEAIQKVKKQKQRPSEERICHAVCASHGLDKKTVSEQLELSVQDGSILKVTNKGLASYKDPDNPGRFSCVKPGTIPKSVKGSRGACNELRNVDWNKLLRRAIEGLQEPNGSSLKNIEKYLRSQNDLASIFNNPAFQQRLRLGAKRAVNNGRLLKDGPQYRVNYGSLESKAAPKYSSTFPASLPPVSLLPHEKDQPRADPIPICSFCLGTKESNREKKPEELLSCADCGSSGHPSCLKFCPELTTNVKALRWQCIECKTCSACRIQGKNADNMLFCDSCDRGFHMECCDPPLSRMPKGMWICQVCRPKKKGRKLLHEKAAQIRRRYAKPIGRPKNKLKQRMLSVTSDEGSVNAFTGRGSPDTEIKLSIKQENTDVFLLGSKDTVTQEDLEVFKQARELSLEKIGCKNTGETSGRYPSVIEFGKYEIQTWYSSPYPQEYARLPKLYLCEFCLKYMKSKNILLRHSEKCGWFHPPANEIYRRNDLSVFEVDGNVSKIYCQNLCLLAKLFLDHKTLYYDVEPFLFYVLTKNDEKGCHLVGYFSKEKLCQQKYNVSCIMIMPQYQRQGFGRFLIDFSYLLSRREGQAGSPEKPLSDLGRLSYLAYWKSVILEYLNCHHEKQISIKGMSRATGMCPHDIATTLQQHSMIDKREDRFVIIRREKLISSHMEKLKANPRINEVDPESLRWTPLLVSNAAVSEEEREAEKEAERLMEQASCWEKEEQEIFSTRTNSRQSPAKVQSKNKYLRSPESVAVVGERGQSTEHSKESSEEDGGDENQQSSPPRLTKPQSLAMKRKRPFILKKKRGRKRRRINSSVTTETISETTEVLNEPFDNSDEERPMPQLEPTCEMDGEDDDLKPVIRKAFEYQPGQQKQEEEEQNKEEKDIHCYRSDENCTDNTEDVAVLEESTKDNLEPLKSKQGWPKGVKRGPSKWRQSKERKPGFKLNLYTPPETPMEPDYQVLVEEQKEVAEDKPCSVPAVTEEAVKEPVEALPPPDDEVKEVEPEPLHPSSDPFEKQENDTMKAGEEERSIEEDGINSKDQEKDKAEEVFVQKEESVHLDDQEEEEEDDEEPSHNEDHDADDEDDSHMGSTEVEKEELPGEAFKEMLETQQSFLEVNVQTGNSNQEELMDCGVDLAADECESDQKELATDSDPVPESDDDHADNNQDQKAGEELHSDFKGESTETMEIDSETVQAVQSLTQETSEHEDTFQDCAETQEACRSLQNYAHNDQSPQMTTLDDCQQSDHSSPVSSVHSHPSQSVRSVNSPNVAPLENSYAQISPDQSAISVPSLQNMETSPMMDVPSVSDHSQQVVDSGFSDLGSIESTTENYENPSSYDSTMGSSICGNNSSQNSCSYSSLTSSNLTQSSCAVTQQMSNINGSCSMMQQANINSPPTCNVKSPQGCVVERPPSSNQQLSQCSMAANFTPPMQLTEIPETSNANIGLYERMGQSEFGAGHYSQPSATFSLAKLQQLTNTLMDHSLPYSHSAAVTSYANSASLSAPLSNTGLVQLSQSPHAVPGGPQAQATMTPPPNLTPPPMNLPPPLLQRNMTSSNIGISHTQRLQTQMASKGHVSVRTKSTPLPPTAAAHQPQIYGRASQTVAMQGPARTLTMQRGMNMSVNLMPAPAYNVNSVNMNMNTLNAMNGYSMSQPMMNSGYHSNHGYMNQTPQYPMQMQMGMMGTQPYAQQPMQTAPHSNMMYTPPGHHGYMNTGMSKQSLNGSYMRR
- the KAT6B gene encoding histone acetyltransferase KAT6B isoform X5, encoding MAQPRADPIPICSFCLGTKESNREKKPEELLSCADCGSSGHPSCLKFCPELTTNVKALRWQCIECKTCSACRIQGKNADNMLFCDSCDRGFHMECCDPPLSRMPKGMWICQVCRPKKKGRKLLHEKAAQIRRRYAKPIGRPKNKLKQRMLSVTSDEGSVNAFTGRGSPGRGQKTKVCTTPSSGHAASVKDSSSRLPVTDPTRPGATTKITTTSTYISASTLKVNKKTKGLIDGLTKFFTPSPDGRRSRGEIIDFSKHYRPRKKVSQKQSCTSLVLATDTEIKLSIKQENTDVFLLGSKDTVTQEDLEVFKQARELSLEKIGCKNTGETSGRYPSVIEFGKYEIQTWYSSPYPQEYARLPKLYLCEFCLKYMKSKNILLRHSEKCGWFHPPANEIYRRNDLSVFEVDGNVSKIYCQNLCLLAKLFLDHKTLYYDVEPFLFYVLTKNDEKGCHLVGYFSKEKLCQQKYNVSCIMIMPQYQRQGFGRFLIDFSYLLSRREGQAGSPEKPLSDLGRLSYLAYWKSVILEYLNCHHEKQISIKGMSRATGMCPHDIATTLQQHSMIDKREDRFVIIRREKLISSHMEKLKANPRINEVDPESLRWTPLLVSNAAVSEEEREAEKEAERLMEQASCWEKEEQEIFSTRTNSRQSPAKVQSKNKYLRSPESVAVVGERGQSTEHSKESSEEDGGDENQQSSPPRLTKPQSLAMKRKRPFILKKKRGRKRRRINSSVTTETISETTEVLNEPFDNSDEERPMPQLEPTCEMDGEDDDLKPVIRKAFEYQPGQQKQEEEEQNKEEKDIHCYRSDENCTDNTEDVAVLEESTKDNLEPLKSKQGWPKGVKRGPSKWRQSKERKPGFKLNLYTPPETPMEPDYQVLVEEQKEVAEDKPCSVPAVTEEAVKEPVEALPPPDDEVKEVEPEPLHPSSDPFEKQENDTMKAGEEERSIEEDGINSKDQEKDKAEEVFVQKEESVHLDDQEEEEEDDEEPSHNEDHDADDEDDSHMGSTEVEKEELPGEAFKEMLETQQSFLEVNVQTGNSNQEELMDCGVDLAADECESDQKELATDSDPVPESDDDHADNNQDQKAGEELHSDFKGESTETMEIDSETVQAVQSLTQETSEHEDTFQDCAETQEACRSLQNYAHNDQSPQMTTLDDCQQSDHSSPVSSVHSHPSQSVRSVNSPNVAPLENSYAQISPDQSAISVPSLQNMETSPMMDVPSVSDHSQQVVDSGFSDLGSIESTTENYENPSSYDSTMGSSICGNNSSQNSCSYSSLTSSNLTQSSCAVTQQMSNINGSCSMMQQANINSPPTCNVKSPQGCVVERPPSSNQQLSQCSMAANFTPPMQLTEIPETSNANIGLYERMGQSEFGAGHYSQPSATFSLAKLQQLTNTLMDHSLPYSHSAAVTSYANSASLSAPLSNTGLVQLSQSPHAVPGGPQAQATMTPPPNLTPPPMNLPPPLLQRNMTSSNIGISHTQRLQTQMASKGHVSVRTKSTPLPPTAAAHQPQIYGRASQTVAMQGPARTLTMQRGMNMSVNLMPAPAYNVNSVNMNMNTLNAMNGYSMSQPMMNSGYHSNHGYMNQTPQYPMQMQMGMMGTQPYAQQPMQTAPHSNMMYTPPGHHGYMNTGMSKQSLNGSYMRR